A genomic region of Runella rosea contains the following coding sequences:
- a CDS encoding bifunctional YncE family protein/alkaline phosphatase family protein: MLRIFFLFCLYLSISQLGWSQPWQMSAPAGSEYAKVDKNGVSVLPNGRLITPLGKQIMTAPHPYGLVLSKDGNIAVTANSGTNPFSVSIIKNVRSANPTVLQVPEGFKTDDGILEACFMGLAISPDNQTLYVAGGQTNKIFLFDLNTGKGKGSINCSAKNYEHGYLGDLVLSNDGKRLYVVDQIGFRMVVVNTETLRVADNIPTGRYPFGISFSPDEQRIYVANVGVFEYKPFTDLDPKNLKKTAHPWPATKYGSKEMEEGNAAKGIPALGSPNAPEAFSVWSYSPNGTSWKVKNKTKTGFLVGQMIEDFPAVGGSSPNSVAATDKYVFVSNGNNDCVSVIDIQKDTVVYTIPLQPDPRLGKLRGLIPFGVATSPDQKRLYVAEAGINAVAVIDIPSLKVLGHIPTGWFPSKLKVSPDGRQLIVTNAKGFGSGPNGGPNFKPGPEGSYVGSLMKGTVSVIDIPADGQLAAMTQKVISNNFKFEQKPVTKNALSNIEHIVFISKENRTYDEVFGQNTNGKGEASLARYGLKATFSNRNKTQTLENVDVMPNHAALAKRFAMSDNFYCDADVSADGHRWMVGVYPNEWVETGTSAAYGGKRDLIDTSKAPGNWSFYGSAGSIYPEDYTEAGSIWDHLERNKKEFFNFGFGVEMAAAYSDSTMKYIGELYTINYPLPAPLYDRSSKIYPTYNMAIPDQFRADVFMREFNEKWGGTNRKLPSMLTLMLPNDHGTRERAKAGFPFTQSYMADNDLALGRVVEFLSKTPYWKKMLIVVLEDDPQGGVDHIDAHRSLLLTISPWVKKNYVGHEHYSFGSVFKTFWNILGMPYLNQYDAGATNLIDLFTDKPDYTPYNAVAIDKRLFDPQKALDPFDEKFDWKAFAQSEELDRTETMQKRRAEDDEELKKAKPKTNKPKSIKPKK, from the coding sequence ATGCTACGCATTTTTTTCCTTTTCTGCCTGTATTTATCAATAAGTCAACTGGGTTGGTCACAACCTTGGCAAATGTCGGCCCCCGCAGGCAGTGAATACGCTAAAGTTGACAAAAACGGCGTGAGCGTTTTGCCCAACGGACGCCTCATAACGCCCTTGGGCAAACAAATCATGACCGCGCCGCACCCTTACGGATTGGTTTTGAGCAAAGACGGAAACATTGCCGTAACGGCCAACTCAGGCACTAACCCTTTTTCGGTTTCAATCATCAAAAACGTGCGCAGTGCCAATCCAACCGTTCTACAAGTACCCGAAGGCTTTAAAACCGACGACGGTATTCTAGAAGCCTGCTTCATGGGCTTGGCCATCAGCCCCGACAACCAAACACTCTACGTAGCGGGCGGGCAAACCAACAAAATATTTTTGTTTGACCTGAACACGGGAAAAGGCAAGGGCTCAATCAACTGCTCCGCCAAAAACTACGAGCATGGCTATCTCGGCGACCTCGTTCTTTCCAACGACGGCAAACGCCTCTATGTAGTTGACCAAATCGGGTTTAGAATGGTGGTGGTCAACACCGAAACCCTGCGCGTAGCAGACAATATTCCGACGGGGCGGTATCCCTTTGGTATCAGTTTTTCGCCCGATGAGCAACGCATCTACGTGGCCAACGTAGGCGTTTTTGAATACAAACCTTTTACCGATTTGGACCCAAAAAACCTCAAAAAAACCGCGCATCCGTGGCCCGCTACCAAATATGGCAGCAAGGAAATGGAAGAAGGCAACGCCGCCAAAGGCATCCCCGCGCTGGGAAGCCCCAACGCACCCGAGGCCTTTTCGGTGTGGAGTTATTCGCCCAACGGCACGAGCTGGAAAGTAAAAAACAAGACCAAAACGGGCTTTTTGGTGGGTCAAATGATTGAGGATTTCCCAGCAGTGGGCGGTAGTAGCCCCAACTCCGTGGCCGCCACCGACAAATATGTATTTGTTAGCAACGGCAACAACGACTGTGTGTCGGTGATTGATATTCAGAAAGATACCGTAGTGTACACCATTCCGTTGCAACCCGACCCGCGTTTGGGCAAGCTGCGTGGACTGATTCCGTTTGGCGTGGCTACCTCTCCCGACCAAAAGCGCCTCTACGTGGCGGAAGCGGGCATCAACGCCGTAGCCGTAATTGACATTCCGAGCCTGAAAGTATTGGGTCATATCCCCACGGGTTGGTTTCCGTCCAAGCTAAAAGTATCGCCCGATGGGCGACAGTTGATTGTCACCAACGCCAAAGGATTCGGCAGCGGCCCCAACGGCGGCCCTAATTTTAAACCTGGTCCTGAAGGTAGCTACGTGGGTAGCTTAATGAAAGGAACGGTATCGGTCATTGATATTCCCGCCGATGGACAATTGGCCGCGATGACCCAAAAAGTGATTTCGAATAATTTTAAGTTTGAACAAAAACCCGTCACCAAAAATGCGCTTTCCAACATTGAGCATATCGTGTTCATTTCCAAGGAAAACCGCACCTACGACGAAGTATTTGGACAAAACACCAACGGTAAAGGAGAGGCTTCATTGGCGCGCTACGGTCTGAAAGCGACGTTTTCCAACCGCAACAAAACCCAAACGTTGGAAAATGTAGACGTGATGCCCAATCACGCGGCATTGGCGAAGCGTTTTGCAATGTCTGACAATTTTTACTGCGACGCCGACGTCTCAGCCGACGGACACCGCTGGATGGTGGGCGTATATCCCAACGAATGGGTCGAAACGGGCACTTCCGCCGCTTACGGAGGAAAACGCGACTTGATTGACACCTCCAAGGCACCCGGTAATTGGTCTTTTTACGGCTCGGCAGGCAGTATTTATCCCGAAGATTATACCGAAGCTGGCTCCATTTGGGACCACCTCGAACGCAACAAAAAGGAGTTTTTTAACTTCGGCTTCGGAGTCGAAATGGCTGCTGCGTATTCCGACAGCACCATGAAGTACATCGGCGAGCTATACACCATCAATTACCCCTTGCCCGCGCCGCTTTACGACCGCTCTTCTAAGATATATCCAACCTACAATATGGCCATTCCAGACCAGTTCCGGGCCGATGTGTTTATGAGGGAATTTAACGAAAAATGGGGAGGTACTAACAGAAAATTGCCTTCGATGCTTACGCTCATGCTGCCCAACGACCACGGCACCCGCGAACGCGCCAAAGCAGGATTTCCGTTTACGCAAAGCTACATGGCTGACAACGACCTTGCCCTCGGACGCGTAGTGGAGTTTTTGAGCAAAACGCCTTACTGGAAAAAAATGCTCATCGTAGTGCTGGAAGATGACCCGCAGGGCGGCGTGGACCACATCGACGCCCACCGCAGTTTGTTGCTGACGATTTCGCCTTGGGTCAAGAAAAACTACGTCGGTCACGAGCATTACAGCTTTGGTAGCGTATTCAAGACCTTCTGGAATATCCTCGGAATGCCGTACCTGAATCAGTACGATGCGGGTGCCACAAATCTAATCGACTTGTTTACCGACAAACCCGATTACACGCCTTACAATGCCGTGGCAATTGATAAACGTCTATTTGACCCGCAAAAAGCGTTGGACCCCTTCGATGAAAAATTTGATTGGAAAGCCTTTGCCCAATCGGAAGAATTGGACCGCACCGAAACCATGCAAAAACGCCGCGCGGAAGATGATGAAGAGCTGAAAAAAGCGAAGCCGAAAACTAATAAACCAAAAAGTATCAAACCGAAAAAGTAA
- a CDS encoding TonB-dependent receptor plug domain-containing protein, with amino-acid sequence MSKLSFSTLSALITLGFHSSFAKAPDSLKTKQLNEVVVTSTRGEKTVFQTPALIYAIGQEEIKTSQSRSTPELLMNQMGVFVQKTTHGAGSPFVRGLTGNQTLLLIDDIRLNNSTFRYGPNQYLNTIDAFTLGRAEVLLGSGSVQYGSDALGGTIQLFTTDPQFNTGFGGRLLGRLVSAGMEQSGRVEARYGGTNAAFQAGFTNRRFGDVLGGKNTGFQSPSGYKEQDFDLKAKLNLGHGWMATLAHQSVSQRNVEVFFRYQLENFKINQFDPQRRQLTYVKLENQSESNWFNHQTFTLSRQATQEGRFSQKNGATALRSETDKVQTWGLTYNNQSRFLRGMLTLNSGVELYRDKVNSERYDENNTTLQRTYSRGLYPDNSTFLNYAAYSIVSTNLARLNSTFGIRYNGFVIDIPDATIGDSRLTPAAFVYNYNLSYNLGKSIAPYLNISTGFRAPNIDDLGTLGIVDFRYEVPTNNLKPEKSTTYELGLKIATKIIGLQMGYYSTQLQNLITRVRVPNEQVNGINVYRKENVESAYINGFDAKLQANLLTSLQLYGNVSYCFGQSETKNEPMRRIPPVNGRVGLNFTKNKGWIRPEFWFAGAQERLAQGDKDDNRIAKGGTPAWNVFNLNAGYNLKRISLTAAVQNLFDADYRTHGSGINGYGRSLWLTAEFKW; translated from the coding sequence ATGTCTAAACTCTCCTTCTCCACCCTTTCTGCTCTTATCACGCTTGGCTTCCATTCATCGTTTGCTAAAGCCCCTGACTCACTCAAAACCAAGCAGTTAAATGAGGTTGTTGTCACTTCCACCCGGGGCGAAAAAACCGTATTTCAAACTCCCGCCCTGATTTATGCTATCGGTCAAGAGGAAATCAAGACGTCGCAGTCGCGCAGCACACCCGAGCTTTTGATGAACCAAATGGGCGTGTTTGTGCAGAAAACCACTCATGGCGCAGGTTCGCCCTTTGTGCGCGGCCTAACAGGCAATCAAACCTTGCTACTCATTGACGATATTCGCCTCAACAACAGCACTTTTCGCTACGGTCCCAATCAATATCTCAACACCATCGACGCTTTTACCTTGGGCCGGGCCGAGGTACTGTTAGGGAGCGGCTCCGTGCAATACGGCTCCGATGCGCTGGGGGGAACCATTCAGCTTTTTACCACCGACCCTCAATTCAATACAGGTTTCGGCGGAAGATTGCTGGGGCGCTTGGTCAGCGCGGGCATGGAGCAAAGCGGGCGCGTCGAAGCTCGCTACGGCGGAACCAACGCGGCGTTTCAGGCGGGTTTTACCAATCGTCGCTTCGGGGATGTGTTGGGTGGCAAAAACACGGGTTTCCAATCACCTTCGGGCTACAAAGAGCAGGATTTCGACCTGAAAGCCAAGTTAAATCTAGGCCACGGCTGGATGGCAACGTTGGCGCATCAATCAGTCAGTCAACGCAATGTGGAGGTGTTTTTTCGGTATCAACTGGAGAACTTCAAAATCAACCAATTTGACCCACAGCGGCGGCAGTTGACGTATGTTAAATTAGAGAACCAAAGTGAATCTAACTGGTTTAATCATCAGACTTTTACCCTCTCCCGGCAGGCCACGCAGGAAGGCCGGTTTAGCCAAAAAAACGGAGCCACCGCGCTCCGCTCGGAAACCGACAAAGTACAAACCTGGGGTTTGACGTACAACAATCAGTCGCGTTTTTTAAGAGGAATGTTAACCCTTAATTCGGGCGTGGAACTCTACCGCGACAAGGTCAACAGCGAGCGTTATGACGAAAATAACACCACCCTTCAACGTACCTACAGTCGCGGTTTGTACCCCGACAATTCGACTTTTCTGAACTATGCCGCTTATTCAATTGTAAGCACCAACTTAGCCCGGCTCAACTCGACGTTTGGCATTCGCTACAACGGTTTTGTGATTGATATTCCCGACGCTACCATCGGCGACAGCCGCCTTACCCCTGCCGCGTTTGTGTACAATTACAATCTATCCTACAACCTCGGAAAATCCATTGCACCTTACCTCAACATCAGCACGGGCTTCCGCGCCCCCAATATCGACGATTTGGGCACACTCGGTATCGTAGACTTTCGGTACGAAGTTCCCACTAACAATTTAAAACCCGAAAAATCAACCACTTACGAACTAGGGTTAAAAATAGCAACCAAAATCATTGGCCTCCAAATGGGCTACTATTCTACCCAACTCCAAAACCTCATCACGCGGGTACGGGTGCCCAATGAGCAGGTCAACGGCATCAACGTTTACCGCAAAGAGAACGTTGAAAGTGCTTACATCAATGGTTTTGACGCCAAACTTCAGGCAAATTTGCTTACTTCGTTACAGCTTTATGGCAACGTTTCCTATTGCTTCGGACAAAGTGAAACCAAGAACGAGCCCATGCGTCGTATTCCGCCCGTCAATGGCCGAGTAGGGTTGAATTTTACCAAAAATAAAGGTTGGATTCGCCCTGAATTTTGGTTTGCAGGCGCACAAGAGCGTCTCGCACAGGGCGACAAAGACGACAACCGAATCGCCAAAGGCGGTACACCAGCTTGGAATGTATTCAATCTAAATGCGGGCTATAACTTAAAAAGAATCAGCCTGACCGCCGCCGTTCAGAATCTTTTTGACGCAGATTACCGCACCCATGGCTCGGGCATCAACGGCTACGGCCGCAGCCTGTGGCTTACCGCTGAATTTAAATGGTAA